Proteins from a genomic interval of Streptococcus oralis:
- a CDS encoding CadD family cadmium resistance transporter, with translation MVQNVVTSIILYSGTAVDLLIILMLFFAKRKSRKDIINIYLGQFLGSVSLILLSLLFAFVLNYIPSKEILGLLGLIPIFLGLKVLLLGDSDGEAIAKDGLRKDNKNLIFLVAMITFASCGADNIGVFVPYFITLNLANLIVALLTFLVMIYLLVFSAQKLAQVPSVGETLEKYSRWFIAVVYLGLGMYILIENNSFNMLRTVFG, from the coding sequence ATGGTTCAAAATGTTGTTACTTCAATAATCCTGTATTCTGGGACAGCCGTAGACTTACTTATTATCCTAATGTTATTTTTTGCCAAAAGAAAAAGCAGAAAAGACATCATTAACATCTATTTAGGACAATTTCTAGGCTCTGTTAGTCTAATATTGCTAAGTTTACTTTTTGCATTTGTCTTAAATTATATTCCTAGTAAAGAGATTTTAGGTTTGCTCGGTTTGATTCCAATTTTCCTAGGACTCAAAGTTTTGCTTTTAGGAGATTCTGATGGAGAAGCTATTGCAAAAGATGGTTTGCGCAAAGATAATAAAAACCTGATTTTTCTAGTCGCTATGATTACTTTTGCAAGTTGTGGTGCTGACAATATTGGTGTTTTTGTCCCATATTTTATTACCTTAAATTTAGCGAATTTGATAGTGGCTTTACTTACCTTTCTAGTCATGATTTATCTCTTGGTTTTTTCTGCCCAAAAATTGGCACAAGTCCCTTCTGTTGGAGAAACTTTGGAAAAATATAGCAGATGGTTTATTGCCGTTGTTTATTTAGGACTGGGGATGTATATCCTGATTGAAAACAACAGCTTTAACATGCTAAGGACTGTGTTCGGCTAG
- the cadX gene encoding Cd(II)/Zn(II)-sensing metalloregulatory transcriptional regulator CadX translates to MKKDSICQVNIINQQNVTTATNYLEKEKVQKSLRILSKFTDNKQINIIFYLLAVEELCVCDIACLLNLSMASASHHLRKLANQNILDTRREGKIIYYFIKDEEIKDFFNQLG, encoded by the coding sequence ATGAAAAAAGATAGTATCTGCCAAGTGAATATTATAAATCAGCAAAATGTTACAACCGCAACGAACTACCTTGAAAAGGAAAAAGTCCAAAAATCACTTCGTATTTTATCAAAGTTTACCGATAATAAACAGATAAATATCATCTTTTATCTCCTTGCTGTTGAAGAACTCTGTGTCTGTGATATAGCCTGTTTACTAAATCTCAGTATGGCATCTGCCTCCCACCATCTTCGTAAACTAGCCAATCAAAACATCTTGGATACTAGAAGAGAGGGGAAAATTATATATTATTTTATAAAAGATGAGGAAATCAAAGACTTTTTTAATCAACTAGGATAA